GGGCGACTTCCACGTCGTGCGGCCGGAGACGAACGGCGGCGACGTCCTGGCGGCGGAAGAGGAGGAGTCGCCGGATCCGGAAGGCGGCGCGGGGACGGCGGCCGACGCGCCGGGCGTCCTGCTCGACGCCGCGGGGCGGAAGATCATTCTTCAGGCCTTCTTCCGCCGCCTGCGCCGCGACGTGCTCTACGCGCCGCGCGCCGGCCGCTATTCGGGCGCGCAAATCGTCGTCGAGCAGGCGTACCATTTCGCGCGGTGGCTGCGGGGGGAGACCCCGGAGTACATCGCGCACCAGCCGAGGTGAGCGTGATTCACGTCGTCGTCAGCTACGACGTCGTCAAGGACCGCCGGCGCAACCGCGTGTCGAAGGCTCTCAAGGCGCACCTCGAGCGGGTGCAGAAGAGCGTTTTCGAGGGCGAGGTGACGCCGAAGCGTCTCGAGGCGATCCGCCGCCTGATGGCCAAGCTCATCGATCCCGAAACCGACTCCGTCCGGATCTACCAGCTTTGCGCGCGCTGCGTCCCCGCCCTCGAGATCGTCGGCTGCGGCACGTACGTCGAGGCGCCGGACGAAGACGTGATGGTCTAGGAGCCCGCCGTGATCGAGATCCCGCGAATCGACGTTCCGGAGGCCGAACTCGAAGCCCGCCGCCGCGCGGCCGCGGAGGCGTTCGATCTCGCCGCGCCCGAAGCGGCCCAGGACGACTACGACCGCGAGGTCTTCCGCTGGGCGGCGGAGGCGAT
This is a stretch of genomic DNA from bacterium. It encodes these proteins:
- the cas2 gene encoding CRISPR-associated endonuclease Cas2, coding for MSVIHVVVSYDVVKDRRRNRVSKALKAHLERVQKSVFEGEVTPKRLEAIRRLMAKLIDPETDSVRIYQLCARCVPALEIVGCGTYVEAPDEDVMV